Genomic segment of uncultured Methanobrevibacter sp.:
CAGATAAAGGAATTTTAAAAAGATTCAATCTAAAACTAAAGTATTGGGATGAGGACAATGCGATTTACTAAAAATCACTTAAGTTATTGAAAGTGCCTTTCGAATTTCTAAGTTAACGTTTAAATATGAGTTTGTTTAAAATTATAATAATTATTGTTGAGGTATTTTGATGGTTGCAATAAATTTTTGTCCTTCATGCGGCAGTGAACTGACTCAAGGAAGTTTCGTATGCCCTGAATGTAATATAGATGTGGAAGAATTATTTGCAAAAGGCTATTTATTGGCCAGCAATATCCAAAATAATTCTATAGAATTATTTGAAGGAAATATAGATTGATGGAGTGATAATATGCGTGATGAAAAAGTCAATATTCAACCTGGAGATGAAATTGTTATTGTGGTTCCTGAAGGTACTGATGAAGATGAAATCGTAATAGATTTGGATGAATTGGGAATTGATGTTGAAAACCTTGAAGGAGATGTCAATATTGTCATTCAAGTTGAAGGTGAAGGTTCAGACGATGATGAACTCTTTTTGGAAGATGATGAAATGGATGAACCTAACGAATGGCGTTTTGATGATGATCCTTATGATGTAGTCTATTATGAGTTTGTCAATGATGAGGATTAAAAATGAAGGAAGTCCCATACTACATTTTGGATGATGATGGAAATTCCCACTCAATATCTTCCAAGGAAGCTTATATTGATGATGGTGATTTGAGGGAATTGCTGATTGATTTTTTAGGAGATTCCGTTTCCGAAGAAGAAATTCAAAAAATACTGGATGCGGCTTCGGATAAAAATCTCAGTGAAGAAGATTTTGACAGATTGCTTGATAATTTTATTTCAAACAATAAAAAATAAAATTCCTCCTTTTTTAACAAAAAATAAAACATTTATATATAATGAAAAAGTAATATTTTATTATCATTATTCTTTAGGGCTCTTTATTGCTCTCATAATTGAACTGTTATTTTTTCTTGCTTTACAGTTTTAATTGAAAGGGTCTTATTGACGCGATTATTAATTAATATATTATATTTATTTAGGTGAAATAATGGCAATTTCTCAAGGAAAATCAACTAGAAGTCCATCTGGTGCAAGAAATGTTGCAAACCGTGGAAAAAGAAAATCAGAATTAGGAAGAGATCCTGCTGAAACTAGATTAGATGAAAAAAAATTAAGAAAAATCAGAACCCGTGGTGGAAACGAAAAACTCAGATTAGCTACAGGTAATAAAATCAATGTTACCGACGCTAACGGAAAAACCCAAGTAGTAGATATTCTTGGAGTAATAGAAAACACCGCAAACCCTAACTACGTAAGAAGGAACATCATTACCAAAGGTGCTATTGTAGAAACCACTGAAGGTAATGCTAAAGTAACATCCAGACCTGGTCAAGACGGTGTTATTAACGGAATTTTAATTTAAATATTTCATATTTAAATTCTCTTTTTTTTTAACTTTTTAACTAATAATTATATACTTGTTTTTACAGATATTATTTCATTAAATATTATTTATTTTAGGAGATAAAATGTCAGATGATAAAATTAATATGAATCATGGTGCTGGTGGAGAAGTAATGGCTAACTTAATAGCTAGCACAGTCTTGGATAATATCACTAAAAAGAGTGTAAATGGTGGTATTAGCTTAGATGATTTGGATGATGGTGCATCTATCCCATTAGGCGATTATGAGATTGTCGTCACAACTGATGGTCATACTATCGATCCATTATTCTTCCCTGGCGGGGATATCGGTAGAATTTCAGCGGCAGGAACTATCAATGATGTTTCTGTAATGGGTGCTCGTCCATTAGCTATTTCTAATGCAATAATCATGCAAGAAGGATTTCCAATTGAAGATTTGGACAAGATAATGAAGTCCTTAAATGAGACTTGCAGTGAGGTTGATGTTGCAGTAATTACTGGAGACACTAAAGTAATGCCACAAGATAAGCTTGATGGAATTGTAATGGTGACTACAGGTATTGGAATAGCTAAAAAAGGTGAAGTGATTCGTGATTCAACTTTGGAAGTTGGAGACAAAATTATTGTTACAGGTAGCTTAGGCGACCA
This window contains:
- a CDS encoding 30S ribosomal protein S8e; translation: MAISQGKSTRSPSGARNVANRGKRKSELGRDPAETRLDEKKLRKIRTRGGNEKLRLATGNKINVTDANGKTQVVDILGVIENTANPNYVRRNIITKGAIVETTEGNAKVTSRPGQDGVINGILI
- the hypE gene encoding hydrogenase expression/formation protein HypE, which translates into the protein MSDDKINMNHGAGGEVMANLIASTVLDNITKKSVNGGISLDDLDDGASIPLGDYEIVVTTDGHTIDPLFFPGGDIGRISAAGTINDVSVMGARPLAISNAIIMQEGFPIEDLDKIMKSLNETCSEVDVAVITGDTKVMPQDKLDGIVMVTTGIGIAKKGEVIRDSTLEVGDKIIVTGSLGDHGMSLMSFREGFGFETDLKSDVAPMWNIINKALEIGGVTAMKDPTRGGFANAINEMASKADVGVVLEQDSIPIKEEVHAVSEMLGIDPFEVANEGKVVMGVKADKADAVLEAIKGEKYGENAAIIGEVVEGDYVIVNTPIGGERILEAPIADPVPRVC